A single region of the Variovorax paradoxus genome encodes:
- the glgB gene encoding 1,4-alpha-glucan branching protein GlgB: MPPMLLPEREARALMRAEHGDPFAVLGPHETRDGLQVRALLPGAHSVAVMHTRTGWPLAMLARQEGSDIFSGLVPAAEALLGYSFQVDWGTHTSRLEDPYRFPFVLGETDVWLLAEGTHLRPWERLGAHLREMDGVKGVAFAVWAPNARRVSVVGDFNNWDGRRHMMRLRRECGVWEIFAPHVATGDSYEFEILSSEGEVLRKADPFAFSSRLRPETACVVAPLPAPVAMPPERAAANSRHAPISIYEVHLGSWRRKNGHEWLDYRELADTLVPYARDMGFTHIELLPVSEHPFDGSWGYQPIGLYAPTSRFGTPGDFRHFVEAAHAAGLGVILDWVPAHFPTDTHGLGRFDGTALYEYADPREGFHNDWKTLIFNYARTEVRNYLVGNALYWLERYGVDGLRVDAVASMLYRDYSRKAGEWVPNAYGGRENLEAIGFLRRMNHVVGVERPGAITLAEESTSFPGVTRPPEDGGLGFHYKWNMGWMNDTLAYAGTDPVHRKHHHQQITFGLMYAHSENFVLPLSHDEVVHGKGSMFGRMPGDEWQKFAGLRNLYGYLWAYPGKKLLFMGSEFAQVAEWNADRSLDWHLLEHPMHQGVRRLVRDLNNAYRHFPALYELDTERPGFEWIVHDDSDQSVFAFVRRARDGSFVVAVCNFTPLPRHGYRLGVPAAGAYREAINTDAAVYGGSGVGNGVVESSSTRWHGKDHAIEISVPPLATVMWVLA, from the coding sequence ATGCCACCGATGCTGCTGCCCGAACGCGAAGCGCGCGCACTGATGCGCGCCGAGCACGGCGATCCGTTCGCGGTGCTCGGGCCGCATGAGACGCGCGACGGCCTGCAGGTGCGTGCGCTCCTGCCCGGCGCACACAGCGTGGCGGTGATGCACACGCGCACGGGCTGGCCGCTGGCCATGCTCGCCCGGCAGGAAGGCTCAGACATCTTTTCGGGCCTGGTGCCGGCGGCGGAGGCGCTGCTGGGCTATTCGTTCCAGGTCGACTGGGGCACGCACACCTCGCGGCTCGAAGACCCCTACCGCTTTCCTTTCGTGCTCGGCGAAACCGACGTGTGGCTGCTGGCCGAGGGCACGCACCTGCGGCCCTGGGAGCGGCTGGGCGCACACTTGCGCGAGATGGATGGCGTGAAAGGGGTGGCCTTTGCGGTGTGGGCGCCCAACGCGCGGCGCGTGTCGGTGGTGGGCGACTTCAACAACTGGGATGGCCGGCGCCACATGATGCGGCTGCGCCGCGAGTGCGGCGTGTGGGAAATCTTTGCGCCGCACGTGGCCACAGGCGACAGCTACGAGTTCGAGATTCTTTCGTCCGAAGGCGAGGTGCTGCGCAAGGCCGACCCGTTCGCCTTTTCTTCGCGCCTGCGGCCTGAGACCGCCTGCGTGGTGGCACCGCTGCCCGCGCCGGTGGCCATGCCGCCCGAACGAGCAGCGGCCAACAGCCGCCACGCGCCAATCAGCATCTACGAAGTGCACCTGGGCTCGTGGCGGCGCAAGAACGGGCACGAATGGCTGGACTACCGCGAGCTGGCCGACACGCTGGTGCCGTATGCGCGCGACATGGGCTTCACGCACATCGAGCTGCTGCCGGTGAGCGAGCATCCGTTCGACGGCTCGTGGGGCTACCAGCCCATCGGCCTGTATGCGCCCACCTCGCGCTTCGGCACGCCGGGAGACTTTCGGCATTTCGTCGAAGCGGCGCATGCGGCGGGGCTGGGCGTGATCCTCGATTGGGTGCCCGCGCACTTTCCGACCGATACGCACGGCCTTGGCCGCTTCGACGGCACGGCGCTCTATGAATATGCCGATCCGCGCGAAGGCTTCCACAACGACTGGAAGACGCTCATCTTCAACTACGCGCGCACGGAGGTGCGCAACTACCTGGTCGGCAATGCGCTGTACTGGCTCGAACGCTACGGCGTGGACGGCCTGCGCGTGGATGCGGTGGCGTCCATGCTCTATCGCGACTACAGCCGCAAGGCCGGCGAGTGGGTGCCCAACGCCTACGGCGGACGCGAGAACCTCGAGGCCATCGGCTTCCTTCGGCGCATGAACCACGTGGTCGGCGTGGAGCGGCCGGGCGCGATTACGCTGGCCGAGGAGTCGACGAGTTTTCCGGGCGTGACGCGGCCGCCCGAGGACGGCGGCCTGGGCTTTCACTACAAATGGAACATGGGCTGGATGAACGACACGCTCGCCTATGCGGGCACCGACCCCGTCCACCGCAAGCACCATCACCAGCAGATCACCTTCGGGCTGATGTACGCGCACAGCGAGAACTTCGTGCTGCCGCTGTCGCACGACGAAGTGGTGCACGGCAAGGGCTCGATGTTCGGGCGCATGCCGGGCGACGAGTGGCAGAAGTTCGCGGGGCTGCGCAACCTCTACGGCTACCTGTGGGCCTACCCGGGAAAGAAGCTGCTCTTCATGGGAAGCGAATTCGCCCAGGTGGCTGAATGGAACGCCGACCGCAGCCTGGACTGGCACCTGCTGGAGCACCCGATGCACCAGGGGGTGCGCCGGCTGGTGCGCGACCTGAACAACGCGTACCGGCACTTTCCCGCCCTGTACGAGCTGGATACCGAGAGACCCGGCTTCGAGTGGATCGTGCACGACGATTCGGACCAGTCGGTGTTCGCCTTCGTGCGCCGGGCGCGCGACGGCTCGTTCGTGGTGGCGGTGTGCAACTTCACGCCGTTGCCCCGGCACGGCTATCGGCTGGGGGTGCCCGCGGCGGGCGCGTACCGCGAGGCCATCAACACCGATGCCGCGGTGTACGGCGGCAGCGGCGTGGGCAATGGCGTGGTCGAGAGTTCATCGACCCGCTGGCACGGCAAGGACCACGCGATCGAAATCAGCGTGCCGCCCTTGGCCACCGTGATGTGGGTTCTGGCTTGA
- the glgX gene encoding glycogen debranching protein GlgX, with amino-acid sequence MLNTGSPFPLGATLSPNGVNFALVAPNAEAVELCLFDATGRNEQQRIRLPAFTDGVWHGLLPSGRAGLVYGYRVHGRWAPHEGQRFNAAKVLLDPYAREIVGAYDGSDLFLGHDPASPDQRSTRDNAAVALKARVAAAGSTAAAPGHARIPAGERVLYELHVRGQTRLHPAVSAALRGTYAGLAEPAVLDHLQSLGVTTLSLMPVQHRADEQRLLAMGLSNYWGYNTIGWFAPEVRYWSGRPGTTPASEFRAMADAVHARGMELVIDVVYNHSAETDEFGPTLSLRGIDNALYYHLRSDDRALYANWTGCGNCLNLAEPRVLQLVMDSLRHWVCELGVDGFRFDLAPVLGRGADGSFDPRAPFFAAVAQDPVLSRTLLIAEPWDIGAGGYRLGEFPPGWLEWNDRYRDTQRGFWLRQGRGGAAGLGDFAHRFTASSAQFAHHGRAPTASVNFITAHDGFTLRDLLSYEERHNLANGENNRDGHAHNLGNNFGVEGPSDEPAVLAERSRMQRVLLATLLLSQGTPMLLAGDELGHSQQGNNNAYCQDNETTWLAWIGTHEPTSDAARLSDFVARLIALRREAPPLRSTRWWPAQPTPGTPGIRWLRPDGSPMQEADWNLGTALAILFEAAATDGPAWLVLVNAGPQAVSFALPSGAWRCRLATDPAADAGCSPDQTHAGTVEVPHSSLWIART; translated from the coding sequence ATGCTAAATACGGGCTCCCCTTTTCCTCTTGGCGCAACGCTTTCGCCGAACGGCGTGAACTTCGCGCTCGTGGCGCCGAATGCCGAGGCTGTCGAGCTTTGCCTTTTCGACGCGACGGGCCGCAACGAGCAGCAACGCATCCGGCTGCCCGCCTTCACCGATGGCGTCTGGCACGGACTGCTGCCAAGCGGTCGCGCCGGGCTGGTCTACGGCTACCGGGTGCACGGCCGCTGGGCGCCGCACGAGGGGCAGCGATTCAACGCCGCCAAGGTGCTGCTCGATCCCTATGCGCGCGAGATCGTCGGCGCATACGACGGCAGCGACCTGTTCCTGGGACACGACCCCGCGAGCCCGGACCAGCGGAGCACGCGCGACAACGCAGCCGTGGCGCTCAAGGCCCGCGTGGCGGCGGCCGGCAGCACGGCGGCAGCCCCAGGCCATGCCCGCATTCCGGCGGGCGAGCGCGTGCTCTACGAATTGCATGTGCGTGGACAGACCCGGCTGCACCCGGCCGTGTCCGCCGCACTGCGCGGCACCTACGCCGGCCTGGCCGAGCCCGCGGTGCTCGACCATCTGCAATCCCTGGGCGTGACCACGCTGAGCCTGATGCCGGTGCAGCACCGCGCGGACGAACAGCGGCTGCTCGCCATGGGCCTGAGCAACTACTGGGGCTACAACACCATCGGCTGGTTTGCGCCCGAGGTGCGCTACTGGAGCGGCCGCCCCGGCACCACGCCGGCAAGCGAGTTCCGCGCCATGGCCGATGCGGTGCATGCGCGCGGCATGGAACTGGTGATCGACGTGGTTTACAACCACAGCGCCGAGACCGACGAGTTCGGCCCCACGCTCTCGCTGCGCGGCATCGACAACGCGCTGTACTACCACCTGCGTTCGGACGATCGCGCGCTGTATGCCAACTGGACCGGCTGCGGCAATTGCCTGAACCTTGCCGAGCCCCGCGTGCTGCAGCTGGTGATGGACAGCCTGCGCCATTGGGTTTGCGAACTCGGCGTGGACGGCTTCCGCTTCGACCTGGCGCCGGTGCTGGGCCGCGGTGCCGATGGCAGCTTCGACCCGCGCGCGCCCTTCTTCGCGGCCGTTGCGCAAGACCCGGTGCTCTCGCGCACCTTGCTGATCGCCGAGCCCTGGGACATCGGCGCGGGCGGCTACCGCCTTGGCGAATTTCCACCGGGCTGGCTCGAGTGGAACGACCGCTATCGCGATACGCAGCGCGGCTTCTGGCTGCGGCAGGGGCGTGGCGGCGCGGCAGGCCTGGGCGATTTTGCGCATCGCTTCACCGCGTCGAGCGCGCAGTTTGCCCACCACGGCCGCGCGCCCACCGCCAGCGTCAACTTCATCACGGCGCATGACGGCTTCACCTTGCGCGACCTGCTGAGCTACGAAGAACGGCACAACCTGGCCAACGGCGAGAACAACCGCGACGGCCATGCCCACAACCTCGGCAACAACTTCGGCGTCGAAGGGCCCAGCGACGAGCCCGCGGTGCTGGCCGAACGCAGCCGGATGCAGCGCGTGCTGCTCGCCACGCTGCTGCTCTCGCAAGGCACGCCCATGCTGCTGGCCGGCGACGAGCTCGGCCACAGCCAGCAAGGCAACAACAACGCCTACTGCCAGGACAACGAAACCACCTGGCTCGCGTGGATCGGCACGCACGAACCCACAAGCGATGCCGCCCGCCTGAGCGACTTCGTCGCCCGGCTCATCGCCCTGCGCCGCGAAGCGCCCCCACTGCGCAGCACGCGCTGGTGGCCGGCGCAGCCGACACCGGGAACACCGGGCATCCGCTGGCTGCGGCCCGACGGATCGCCCATGCAGGAAGCCGACTGGAACCTCGGCACGGCGCTTGCAATCCTTTTCGAAGCCGCGGCAACGGATGGGCCGGCCTGGCTGGTACTGGTGAATGCAGGGCCGCAAGCTGTTTCGTTCGCACTGCCTTCCGGCGCCTGGCGCTGCCGGCTCGCGACCGACCCCGCGGCGGACGCCGGCTGCAGCCCCGACCAGACCCATGCGGGCACAGTGGAAGTGCCTCATTCGAGCCTGTGGATTGCAAGAACGTAG
- a CDS encoding ExbD/TolR family protein, protein MAFGRTSLGSSAAGGGRATGAGGQRPLSDINVTPLVDVMLVLLVIFIITAPLMASSIKLDLPQTDAGQPNDTPKFVSVSVDPSGKVFFNDQAVTDEELAARLQKAAADSKDTEVQLRADQTVPYGKVVALMGIANKAGLSRIGFVTEAEAAPEKPR, encoded by the coding sequence ATGGCCTTCGGTCGCACCTCGCTCGGCAGCAGTGCCGCTGGTGGCGGGCGCGCGACAGGCGCGGGCGGACAGCGGCCGCTGTCCGACATCAACGTCACCCCGCTGGTCGACGTGATGCTGGTGCTGCTGGTGATCTTCATCATTACCGCGCCTTTGATGGCGAGCTCGATCAAGCTCGACCTGCCCCAGACCGATGCGGGCCAGCCCAACGACACGCCCAAGTTCGTGAGCGTGTCGGTCGATCCATCGGGCAAGGTCTTCTTCAACGACCAGGCGGTTACCGATGAAGAGTTGGCCGCCCGGCTGCAGAAGGCCGCCGCCGACAGCAAGGACACCGAGGTGCAGCTGCGCGCCGACCAGACCGTGCCCTACGGCAAGGTCGTGGCGCTCATGGGCATTGCGAACAAGGCGGGCCTGAGCCGCATCGGGTTTGTGACCGAGGCCGAGGCGGCGCCCGAAAAGCCGCGCTGA
- a CDS encoding glycogen/starch/alpha-glucan phosphorylase has protein sequence MTIKDFAYDHPDRDVAAFKRAVANKLIYAVGKDPVAASQDDWLNATALAVRDQLVERWMATTRANYAQDLKRVYYLSMEFLIGRTFTNALLAVDLYDTVRDALADFGVDMAALSEREPDAALGNGGLGRLAACFLDSMATLGVPGMGYGIRYEYGMFRQRIVDGQQVETPDYWLTRGNPWEFQRPEVNYRVRFGGHVQRREGTNAPYGAADWVDTHDVLAVAYDTIIPGYGTQATNTLRLWSARATEEIDLSAFNRGNYMAAVESKNHSENVSRVLYPDDSTPSGRELRLHQEYFFCSASVQDLLRRYLRNHKTFDQLADKVSIHLNDTHPVLAVPELMRLLLDEHGLAWDVAWAHTQKVFSYTNHTLMHEALETWPVEMLGRILPRHLQIIYDMNAKFLATVTQKAGNDVELLRRLSLVDEAGERRVRMAYVAVLASHSINGVSGLHSELMKQSIFADFAKIFPERFNNKTNGVTPRRWLAQANPPLASLLDQRLGKGWRRDLSQLEALRPMAVQPPFARAFRHAKRENKLRLANWVEQHMGLVLDTDAMFDVQVKRIHEYKRQLLNVLHVITRYHRILDAQAAGGTVDIVPRVVVFAGKAASAYQMAKLVIRLINDVASTINNDARVGKLLKVVFLPNYSVSLAEVIMPAADLSEQISTAGTEASGTGNMKFALNGALTIGTLDGANVEMRDNVGAENIFIFGNTTPEVADIRAHGYQPRDIYDANPELKRVLDAIRDGTFSHGETARYQGIFDALVNWGDHYLLLADYASYVAKQAEVDALYRDADAWTRMAILNVAGMGAFSSDRTIAEYAHEIWHTKPVVLG, from the coding sequence ATGACCATCAAAGACTTCGCCTATGACCATCCCGACCGCGACGTGGCCGCCTTCAAGCGCGCAGTCGCGAACAAGCTGATCTACGCCGTCGGCAAAGACCCCGTGGCCGCCAGCCAGGACGACTGGCTGAACGCCACCGCGCTGGCCGTGCGCGACCAGCTGGTCGAACGCTGGATGGCGACCACCCGCGCCAACTATGCGCAAGACCTGAAGCGCGTCTATTACCTCTCGATGGAGTTCCTGATCGGGCGCACCTTCACCAACGCGCTGCTGGCGGTCGACCTGTACGACACGGTGCGCGACGCGCTGGCCGACTTCGGCGTCGACATGGCGGCGCTGTCAGAGCGCGAGCCCGATGCGGCGCTGGGCAACGGCGGCCTCGGCCGGCTCGCGGCCTGTTTTCTCGATTCGATGGCCACGCTCGGCGTGCCGGGCATGGGCTACGGCATCCGCTATGAATACGGCATGTTCCGCCAGCGCATCGTCGACGGCCAGCAGGTGGAAACGCCCGACTACTGGCTCACGCGCGGCAACCCGTGGGAGTTTCAGCGACCGGAGGTGAACTACCGCGTGCGCTTCGGCGGCCACGTGCAAAGGCGCGAAGGCACCAACGCTCCCTACGGCGCGGCCGACTGGGTCGACACGCACGACGTGCTGGCCGTGGCCTACGACACCATCATTCCGGGCTACGGCACGCAGGCCACCAACACGCTGCGGCTGTGGTCGGCGCGCGCCACCGAGGAGATCGACCTCTCGGCCTTCAACCGCGGCAACTACATGGCGGCGGTGGAAAGCAAGAACCACTCGGAGAACGTTTCACGCGTGCTCTACCCCGACGACTCCACGCCATCGGGCCGGGAGCTGCGGCTGCACCAGGAGTATTTTTTCTGCAGCGCCAGCGTGCAAGACCTGCTGCGGCGATACCTGCGCAACCACAAGACCTTCGACCAGCTGGCCGACAAAGTGAGCATTCACCTGAACGACACGCACCCGGTGCTCGCAGTGCCCGAGCTCATGCGCCTGTTGCTCGACGAGCATGGCCTCGCATGGGACGTGGCCTGGGCCCACACGCAAAAGGTGTTCAGCTACACCAACCACACGCTCATGCACGAGGCGCTGGAGACTTGGCCGGTCGAGATGCTCGGCCGCATCCTGCCGCGGCACCTGCAGATCATCTACGACATGAACGCGAAGTTTCTGGCCACCGTGACGCAGAAGGCCGGTAACGACGTGGAGCTTTTGCGCCGGCTCTCGCTGGTCGACGAGGCGGGCGAGCGCCGCGTGCGCATGGCCTACGTGGCGGTGCTCGCAAGCCATTCGATCAACGGCGTGTCGGGCCTGCATTCGGAACTCATGAAGCAATCGATCTTTGCGGACTTCGCGAAGATCTTTCCAGAACGCTTCAACAACAAGACCAATGGCGTGACGCCGCGGCGCTGGCTTGCGCAGGCCAACCCGCCGCTTGCGAGCCTGCTCGACCAGCGCCTGGGCAAGGGCTGGCGGCGCGACCTTTCGCAGCTCGAGGCGCTGCGGCCGATGGCGGTGCAGCCGCCCTTTGCGCGCGCATTTCGCCATGCCAAGCGCGAGAACAAGCTGCGCCTGGCCAACTGGGTCGAACAGCACATGGGCCTGGTGCTCGACACCGACGCGATGTTCGACGTGCAGGTGAAGCGCATCCACGAATACAAGCGGCAGCTGCTCAACGTGCTGCACGTGATCACGCGCTACCACCGCATCCTCGATGCGCAGGCCGCGGGCGGAACCGTAGACATCGTGCCGCGCGTGGTGGTGTTCGCGGGCAAGGCTGCATCGGCCTACCAGATGGCCAAGCTCGTGATCCGGCTGATCAACGACGTGGCGAGCACCATCAACAACGACGCCCGCGTCGGCAAGCTGCTGAAGGTGGTGTTCCTGCCCAACTACAGCGTGAGCCTGGCCGAGGTGATCATGCCCGCGGCCGATCTGTCGGAGCAGATCTCGACGGCGGGCACCGAGGCCTCGGGCACCGGCAACATGAAGTTCGCGCTCAACGGGGCGCTCACCATCGGCACGCTGGACGGCGCCAACGTGGAGATGCGCGACAACGTGGGGGCAGAGAACATCTTCATCTTCGGCAACACCACGCCCGAGGTGGCCGACATTCGTGCGCACGGCTACCAGCCGCGCGACATCTACGACGCCAACCCCGAGCTCAAGCGCGTGCTCGACGCGATTCGCGACGGCACCTTCTCGCACGGAGAGACGGCGCGCTACCAAGGCATCTTCGACGCGCTGGTGAACTGGGGCGACCACTATCTGCTGCTGGCCGACTACGCGAGCTACGTCGCGAAGCAGGCCGAAGTCGATGCGCTCTACCGCGACGCGGACGCGTGGACGCGCATGGCCATCCTGAACGTGGCGGGCATGGGCGCGTTTTCGTCGGACCGGACGATCGCGGAGTACGCGCACGAGATCTGGCACACGAAGCCGGTGGTGCTGGGCTGA
- the glgA gene encoding glycogen synthase GlgA: MRILQVSAELFPLLKTGGLADVAGALPLALMAAGQDARVLLPGFPAIVAGVRDLALVGELAAPWGERFALLAGRITIDGNPPIPAYVIDAPALYDRPGNPYEDATRQPYGDNHRRFALLGWAAAQLAQGIDPTWQPEVVHAHDWHAGLAPAYLHFARQAGAPRVGSVFTVHNLAYQGISAPWNFADLGLPGPAFHMNGLEYHGQVSFMKGGLYFADRLTTVSPTYAREIQTPEQGFGLDGLLRLRGSVLTGILNAVDDKVWNPAIDTALVQGYHTPEGRHMAGKARCKAVLQHQLGLAVRADVPLFILVSRLTEQKGLHLVLGGLDALLAEGGQLALLGSGEAWLEEAFRQRAAAAPQSVSVTIGYNESLAHQLFGGGDVTLVPSLFEPCGLTQMYGLKYGSLPLVRRVGGLADTVVDCTLEDLASGDATGFVFDRFDDADYNRALRRAFALYQRAPDWRRVRGNAMRRPADWATAAAQYIEVYRQALEPAAA, encoded by the coding sequence ATGCGAATACTCCAGGTCAGCGCCGAACTCTTTCCCCTGCTCAAGACCGGCGGCCTTGCCGACGTGGCGGGCGCATTGCCGCTCGCGCTCATGGCCGCCGGGCAAGACGCGCGGGTGCTGCTGCCCGGCTTTCCGGCCATTGTGGCCGGCGTGCGCGACCTGGCTCTGGTGGGGGAGCTTGCCGCGCCGTGGGGCGAACGCTTCGCCCTGCTCGCGGGCCGCATCACCATCGACGGCAACCCGCCGATTCCCGCCTACGTGATCGATGCGCCGGCGCTCTACGACCGGCCCGGCAACCCGTACGAAGACGCCACGCGCCAGCCCTATGGCGACAACCACCGGCGCTTCGCGCTCCTGGGCTGGGCGGCGGCGCAGCTGGCACAGGGCATCGACCCCACGTGGCAGCCCGAGGTCGTGCATGCGCACGATTGGCATGCGGGCCTGGCGCCAGCCTACCTGCACTTTGCGCGGCAGGCCGGCGCGCCCCGCGTGGGAAGCGTGTTCACCGTGCACAACCTGGCTTACCAGGGCATTTCGGCGCCATGGAACTTTGCCGACCTCGGACTGCCGGGGCCGGCATTCCACATGAACGGGCTCGAATACCACGGGCAGGTGTCGTTCATGAAAGGCGGCCTCTACTTTGCGGACCGCCTGACCACCGTGAGCCCGACCTACGCGCGCGAGATCCAGACGCCCGAGCAGGGCTTCGGGCTCGACGGCCTGCTGCGCCTGCGCGGCAGCGTGCTCACGGGCATCCTCAACGCGGTGGACGACAAGGTCTGGAACCCGGCCATCGACACGGCGCTGGTGCAGGGCTATCACACGCCCGAAGGCCGCCACATGGCGGGCAAGGCGCGCTGCAAGGCGGTGCTTCAGCATCAGCTGGGGCTGGCCGTGCGCGCCGATGTGCCGCTCTTCATTCTGGTGAGCCGGCTCACCGAACAGAAAGGCCTGCACCTGGTGCTCGGCGGACTCGACGCGCTGCTGGCCGAAGGCGGCCAGCTCGCGCTGCTGGGCAGCGGCGAAGCCTGGCTCGAAGAAGCCTTTCGCCAGCGCGCGGCGGCGGCGCCGCAGTCGGTCAGCGTCACCATCGGCTACAACGAATCGCTGGCGCATCAGCTCTTCGGCGGCGGCGACGTGACGCTGGTGCCGTCGCTGTTCGAGCCCTGCGGGCTCACGCAGATGTACGGCCTGAAATACGGTAGCCTGCCGCTGGTGCGGCGCGTCGGCGGCCTGGCCGATACAGTCGTCGACTGCACGCTCGAAGACCTGGCCAGCGGCGACGCGACCGGCTTTGTCTTCGACCGTTTCGACGACGCCGACTACAACCGCGCGCTGCGGCGCGCCTTCGCTCTTTACCAACGCGCGCCGGACTGGCGGCGGGTGCGCGGCAACGCCATGCGGCGCCCGGCAGACTGGGCCACCGCAGCCGCCCAATACATCGAGGTGTACCGGCAGGCGCTCGAGCCCGCGGCCGCCTGA
- the glgC gene encoding glucose-1-phosphate adenylyltransferase produces MDNNSTPQAPLQAHQLVRRTIALVLAGGRGSRLKQLTDRRAKPAVYFGGKFRIIDFALSNCLNSGIRRMAVVTQYKSHSLMRHLQRGWSFLRAELNEMVDVLPAQQRTGDEHWYRGTADAVFQNLDIIQTRSTKHDYVVVLAGDHIYKMDYSIMVKDHAERGLGCTVGCIEVPRMEATAFGVMAVDDGRQITAFLEKPADPPAMPGHPDLALASMGIYVFDSEYLYQLLEEDAANPDSSHDFGKDIIPRAVAQGRALAHPFGMSCVTRASRGPDAKAYWRDVGTIDAFWAANLDLASITPELDIYDTDWPIWTYQRQLPPAKFVLDRDGKNGMTVNTIVSGGCIVSGSKVSSSVLFSGVRIHSFCEINEAVLLPDVEVGRGCRLNRVVIDRGCVIPDDMVIGEDAEADAAHFERTETGVVLVTREMLKRLAA; encoded by the coding sequence ATGGACAACAACAGCACGCCGCAAGCGCCCCTGCAGGCGCATCAACTGGTCCGCCGCACCATTGCGCTGGTGTTGGCCGGCGGGCGCGGTTCGCGCCTGAAGCAGCTGACCGACCGGCGGGCCAAGCCGGCGGTCTACTTCGGCGGCAAGTTCCGCATCATCGACTTCGCGCTGTCGAACTGCCTCAACTCCGGCATCCGGCGCATGGCGGTGGTCACGCAGTACAAGTCGCACTCGCTCATGCGCCACCTGCAGCGCGGCTGGAGCTTCCTGCGCGCGGAGCTCAACGAAATGGTCGACGTGCTGCCCGCGCAGCAGCGCACGGGCGACGAACACTGGTACCGAGGCACGGCCGACGCGGTGTTCCAGAACCTCGACATCATCCAGACCCGCTCGACCAAGCACGACTACGTGGTGGTGCTGGCCGGCGACCACATCTACAAGATGGACTACTCGATCATGGTCAAGGACCATGCCGAGCGCGGCCTGGGCTGCACGGTCGGCTGCATCGAGGTGCCGCGCATGGAGGCCACGGCGTTCGGCGTGATGGCCGTCGATGACGGCCGGCAGATCACCGCCTTTCTCGAAAAACCCGCCGATCCGCCCGCCATGCCGGGCCACCCCGACCTGGCGCTGGCGAGCATGGGCATCTACGTGTTCGACTCCGAATACCTCTACCAGCTGCTCGAGGAAGACGCCGCCAATCCCGATTCGAGCCACGATTTCGGCAAGGACATCATTCCGCGCGCCGTGGCGCAAGGGCGTGCGCTGGCGCATCCGTTCGGCATGTCGTGCGTCACGCGCGCCTCGCGCGGGCCCGACGCCAAGGCCTACTGGCGCGACGTGGGCACGATTGATGCATTCTGGGCAGCCAACCTCGATCTGGCCTCGATCACCCCCGAGCTCGACATCTATGACACAGACTGGCCCATCTGGACCTACCAGCGGCAATTGCCGCCGGCCAAGTTCGTGCTCGACCGGGACGGCAAGAACGGCATGACCGTCAACACCATCGTCTCGGGCGGCTGCATCGTCTCGGGCTCGAAGGTCAGCAGCTCCGTGCTGTTCTCGGGCGTGCGCATCCATTCGTTCTGCGAAATCAACGAAGCCGTGCTGCTGCCCGACGTGGAGGTCGGCCGCGGCTGCAGGCTCAACCGGGTGGTGATCGACCGCGGCTGCGTCATTCCGGACGACATGGTGATCGGCGAAGACGCCGAGGCCGATGCCGCGCACTTCGAGCGCACCGAAACCGGCGTGGTGCTGGTCACACGCGAAATGCTCAAGCGACTGGCTGCCTGA
- a CDS encoding MotA/TolQ/ExbB proton channel family protein: MSVLELLTQGDGVSRSVAALLLAMSISSWVVILWKAWLLRGGTRDVLRSIAAFWQSTTLADAEQRLKAFDRATLVLPAVSAIKNTAADVNSATLGATGDRNQRLTRALREALHGALRRLQSGQILLATVGATAPFVGLLGTVWGIYGALSGIAGQSGGFTIDKVAGPVGEALVMTAFGLAVAIPAVLAYNVFGRVIGRVEAELEGFAHDLLGSFGSAPAPAAPPPARPMPVSA; the protein is encoded by the coding sequence ATGAGCGTGCTCGAACTGCTGACCCAGGGCGACGGCGTCAGCCGCTCGGTGGCTGCGCTGCTGCTCGCAATGTCGATTTCGAGCTGGGTCGTCATTCTCTGGAAGGCCTGGTTGCTGCGCGGCGGCACGCGCGACGTGCTGCGCAGCATTGCGGCGTTCTGGCAATCGACCACGCTGGCCGATGCGGAGCAGCGACTCAAGGCCTTCGACCGCGCCACGCTGGTACTGCCGGCGGTGAGCGCCATCAAGAACACAGCGGCCGATGTGAACAGCGCAACCCTCGGTGCCACCGGCGACCGCAACCAGCGCCTCACACGGGCCCTGCGCGAGGCGCTGCATGGTGCGCTGCGCCGCCTGCAGTCCGGCCAGATCCTGCTTGCCACCGTTGGTGCCACGGCCCCGTTCGTCGGCCTGCTCGGCACGGTGTGGGGCATCTACGGCGCGCTCTCGGGCATCGCCGGCCAATCGGGCGGCTTCACCATCGACAAGGTGGCGGGCCCGGTGGGCGAGGCGCTGGTGATGACGGCTTTCGGCCTGGCCGTCGCCATTCCGGCCGTGCTGGCCTACAACGTGTTCGGCCGCGTCATCGGCCGTGTCGAGGCCGAGCTCGAGGGCTTTGCGCACGACCTGCTCGGCAGCTTCGGCAGCGCGCCGGCGCCGGCCGCACCGCCGCCTGCAAGGCCGATGCCGGTTTCGGCCTGA